In Afipia sp. GAS231, a single window of DNA contains:
- a CDS encoding TRAP transporter substrate-binding protein encodes MPTILSRRAVIGGAAVLGSLATFSRFGLAADFKFRQFHNQALSSPLHKRLVEMWAAVKTETNGRVDTEVFAENAGIQGSDPAALKMVISGELDFFTLMGGILGQSVPVAEVQQVPFAFKTASEAHAAADGALGAYLREEMAAKGLYGFPVMAFDNGMRQTSTTSRPILAPGDFEGIRIRLPAGQMFTDTFRALGAEPVTINVNQIYDGIKNGKVDAQENPLAVTEVFKLYEVQKHMAMTNHMWSGFNLMANLALWRKLPADIQAVIERNATKYVRLQREDQGTFNGGLRKTLTERGMVFNDVDQELFRARMVPVYAVWKEKLGAKCWSLLEGHVGKLA; translated from the coding sequence ATGCCGACAATACTGAGCCGCCGCGCGGTTATCGGGGGAGCGGCGGTGCTGGGCTCACTCGCTACCTTCAGCCGCTTCGGTCTTGCCGCGGACTTCAAGTTCCGCCAATTCCACAATCAGGCCCTCTCGAGCCCGCTGCACAAGCGGCTGGTCGAGATGTGGGCGGCGGTGAAGACGGAGACCAATGGCCGGGTCGACACCGAGGTATTCGCGGAGAATGCGGGCATTCAGGGCTCGGACCCGGCAGCGCTCAAGATGGTGATCTCCGGCGAGCTCGACTTCTTCACGCTGATGGGCGGCATTCTGGGCCAGTCGGTGCCCGTCGCTGAAGTGCAGCAGGTACCGTTCGCGTTCAAGACGGCGAGCGAAGCTCACGCCGCCGCGGATGGTGCGCTCGGCGCCTATTTGCGCGAGGAAATGGCGGCGAAGGGCTTGTACGGCTTCCCGGTGATGGCCTTCGATAATGGCATGCGCCAGACGTCAACGACCAGTCGGCCGATTCTCGCTCCCGGGGATTTCGAGGGAATTCGGATTCGCTTGCCTGCCGGCCAAATGTTTACCGACACGTTTAGGGCGCTCGGCGCCGAGCCCGTGACCATCAACGTCAACCAGATTTATGACGGGATCAAAAACGGCAAAGTCGACGCGCAGGAAAATCCCTTGGCCGTCACGGAAGTGTTCAAGCTTTACGAAGTGCAGAAACACATGGCGATGACCAACCACATGTGGTCGGGCTTCAACCTCATGGCCAACCTTGCTCTCTGGCGGAAGCTGCCGGCCGATATTCAGGCTGTGATCGAGCGCAACGCCACCAAGTACGTGCGCCTGCAGCGCGAAGACCAGGGAACATTCAACGGCGGCCTGCGCAAGACGCTGACCGAGCGTGGCATGGTGTTCAACGACGTGGATCAGGAGCTGTTCCGCGCCCGCATGGTGCCCGTGTATGCCGTCTGGAAAGAAAAACTCGGCGCCAAGTGCTGGAGCCTGCTCGAAGGGCACGTCGGCAAGCTCGCCTGA
- a CDS encoding MFS transporter, with translation MVDLAPQVAAVQAGAARPSMRRYYVLGVLTVVYALNFLDRTIFNVLIEPIKKEFALSDTMMGLLAGFGFVLFYSLVGIPIARVADRVNRRNIVAAAFAFWSAMTFLCGMATSVTSLALARIGVGIGESASSPASQSLIADLFAKNERPRALGIFAIGTYLGIFLGYFIGGYVNQYFGWRMAFFAAGLPGIALAAVLWLTISEPKRGAMAETFAPEPIGPTLGFLASQQSFVIVLIGFCLTTYTNYATAAWIPPFLARVHHLSSAEIGTYAGTFKGLAGMAGTLVGGLVVARISQRDDRWKLWAPAITSFLAGPVFAVCMLTQDFTTMVAALSLTSFLVGFHLGPIFAIAQTVARPSMRALASAIIALTATCFGQGVGPLAVGMINDALKNDYGANAVRYSLLSAAVTTSVGALLFILAARTIRGDIKRAS, from the coding sequence ATGGTCGATCTCGCGCCGCAGGTGGCCGCTGTGCAGGCGGGCGCCGCAAGGCCCTCGATGCGCCGATACTACGTGCTTGGCGTCCTGACCGTCGTCTACGCGCTGAACTTCCTCGACCGCACCATCTTCAATGTCCTGATCGAGCCGATCAAAAAGGAGTTTGCGCTCAGCGACACCATGATGGGCCTGCTCGCGGGCTTCGGCTTCGTGCTGTTCTATTCGCTGGTCGGGATACCGATTGCGCGCGTCGCCGATCGCGTCAACCGCCGCAACATCGTCGCCGCCGCGTTCGCGTTCTGGAGCGCGATGACGTTCCTGTGCGGGATGGCGACCAGCGTTACCAGCCTCGCGCTCGCCAGAATTGGCGTCGGCATCGGCGAATCCGCCTCCAGTCCGGCCTCGCAGTCGCTGATCGCCGATCTCTTCGCCAAGAACGAGCGGCCGCGGGCGCTCGGTATCTTCGCCATCGGCACCTATCTCGGCATCTTCCTCGGCTATTTCATCGGCGGCTACGTCAACCAGTACTTCGGCTGGCGCATGGCGTTCTTCGCCGCCGGCCTGCCCGGCATCGCGCTCGCCGCCGTGCTGTGGCTGACGATCTCGGAGCCGAAGCGCGGCGCCATGGCGGAGACTTTTGCGCCGGAGCCGATCGGACCGACGCTCGGTTTCCTCGCCTCGCAGCAGAGTTTTGTGATCGTGCTGATCGGCTTCTGCCTCACCACCTATACCAACTACGCCACCGCGGCCTGGATCCCGCCGTTCCTGGCGCGGGTGCATCACCTCTCCAGCGCCGAGATCGGCACCTATGCCGGCACATTCAAGGGCCTCGCCGGGATGGCCGGCACGCTGGTCGGCGGGCTGGTGGTGGCGCGGATCAGCCAGCGCGACGACCGCTGGAAATTATGGGCGCCGGCGATTACGTCGTTCCTCGCCGGTCCGGTGTTTGCCGTCTGCATGCTGACGCAGGATTTTACGACGATGGTCGCGGCGCTGTCGCTGACCTCGTTCCTGGTCGGCTTTCACCTCGGCCCGATCTTTGCGATTGCGCAGACCGTGGCGAGGCCGAGCATGCGGGCGCTGGCCTCCGCGATCATCGCCTTGACCGCAACCTGCTTTGGCCAGGGCGTCGGTCCGCTTGCCGTCGGCATGATCAACGACGCGCTCAAGAACGACTACGGCGCCAACGCCGTGCGCTATTCGTTGCTGTCGGCTGCGGTCACGACTTCGGTCGGCGCGCTGCTGTTTATCCTGGCGGCGCGGACGATCCGCGGCGATATCAAGCGCGCGAGTTGA
- a CDS encoding TRAP transporter substrate-binding protein, with product MKTTKLTRRHLLGAASATWATAILRWPAKAAAAAEFDFKLGVNTPETHPLTIRLTEAAKAIGAQSNGRLNVTVFSNSQLGGDPEMLSQVRAGGIELLAVPSLTLSILVPMSGLPSIGFAFQSYDQVWAAMDGGVGEVVRDAIGKAGIVPMKKVWDNGFRQITSSSSRQLNSVDDLRGFKIRVPVTALLTSLFSGLGALPSSISYNELYSALQTHIVEGQENPLAQVSTGKLYEVQKYCALSNHCWSGYWIVANRRALSGLSADLQEIVSSNFDAAANKERADLVEMDRSLQAELTAKGMTFNTPDPVQFRAALVKAGFYTQWQKTYGGEAWAQLEKYTGKLT from the coding sequence ATGAAAACAACGAAACTGACCCGTCGGCACCTGCTCGGCGCGGCTTCCGCAACCTGGGCCACCGCGATTCTCCGTTGGCCCGCCAAGGCAGCCGCTGCCGCCGAATTCGACTTCAAGCTCGGCGTCAATACACCGGAGACCCATCCGCTGACGATCAGGCTCACCGAGGCGGCCAAGGCGATCGGCGCGCAGTCAAACGGCCGGCTCAATGTCACCGTGTTTTCCAACAGCCAGCTCGGCGGCGATCCCGAGATGCTGTCGCAGGTCCGCGCCGGCGGCATCGAACTGCTGGCGGTGCCTAGCCTCACGTTGTCGATCCTGGTGCCGATGTCGGGCCTGCCCAGCATCGGCTTCGCCTTCCAGTCCTATGACCAGGTGTGGGCGGCGATGGATGGCGGCGTCGGCGAGGTGGTCCGCGACGCCATCGGCAAGGCCGGGATCGTTCCGATGAAGAAGGTCTGGGACAATGGTTTCCGGCAGATCACGTCGTCGTCGAGCCGGCAGCTCAACAGCGTCGACGATCTCAGGGGATTCAAGATTCGTGTGCCGGTCACGGCATTGCTGACGTCGCTGTTCTCGGGCCTCGGCGCGCTGCCGTCGAGCATCAGCTACAACGAACTCTACTCGGCGCTGCAGACCCATATCGTCGAAGGGCAGGAGAACCCGCTGGCGCAGGTGTCGACCGGCAAGCTCTACGAGGTGCAGAAATACTGCGCGCTGTCGAACCACTGCTGGAGCGGCTACTGGATCGTCGCCAACCGCCGCGCGCTATCAGGGCTGTCGGCGGATCTGCAGGAAATCGTCAGCAGCAATTTCGATGCGGCCGCGAACAAGGAGCGCGCCGATTTGGTCGAGATGGACCGCTCGCTGCAAGCCGAACTGACCGCCAAGGGCATGACCTTCAACACGCCCGATCCGGTGCAGTTCAGGGCGGCGCTGGTGAAGGCCGGTTTCTACACGCAATGGCAGAAGACCTATGGCGGAGAAGCCTGGGCGCAGCTGGAGAAATACACGGGCAAGCTGACGTGA